A single window of Nocardia sp. NBC_01327 DNA harbors:
- a CDS encoding helix-turn-helix domain-containing protein translates to MSGNPFGSYIRQQRTAAGLTREQLAERVNISASLIEKIELGSRPTTLNTLRILFDGLNIPPLHRRHILNLSLPGVLGPSPGLTPPQPTHADLADLASLPHPAGFFQIPTFTLIAVNDAYRHTFPGITNGTNLIEWLLLNPTARSTILDWHREAHRLVYGLRTLTPDPTTNTHIAEIIENCRTIPEWEHLWTTDVPTEDLFREQITIRDPTNNQVHQLNARLYSPEFPDRPWWLYRLIPIPRQP, encoded by the coding sequence TTGTCCGGCAACCCATTCGGCTCATACATTCGCCAACAGCGAACGGCTGCCGGTCTCACCCGCGAACAACTCGCCGAGCGCGTCAACATCTCGGCCTCGCTGATCGAGAAAATCGAACTGGGTTCCCGCCCCACCACCCTCAACACCCTGCGCATCCTCTTCGACGGCCTGAACATCCCACCCCTGCACCGCCGCCACATCCTGAACCTCAGCCTGCCCGGCGTCCTAGGCCCTTCACCCGGCCTTACTCCACCCCAGCCAACCCACGCCGACCTGGCAGACCTAGCCAGCCTCCCCCACCCCGCCGGCTTCTTCCAGATCCCGACCTTCACCCTGATCGCGGTAAACGACGCCTACCGCCACACCTTCCCCGGAATCACCAACGGCACCAACCTCATCGAATGGCTCCTCCTGAACCCCACCGCCCGCTCAACCATCCTCGATTGGCACCGGGAGGCCCACCGCCTCGTCTATGGCCTCCGCACCCTGACCCCCGACCCCACCACCAACACCCACATCGCCGAAATCATCGAGAACTGCCGAACCATCCCGGAGTGGGAACACCTATGGACAACCGACGTCCCCACCGAGGACTTGTTCCGCGAGCAGATCACCATCCGAGACCCCACGAACAACCAAGTCCACCAACTGAACGCCCGCCTCTACAGCCCAGAATTCCCCGACCGCCCCTGGTGGCTCTACCGCCTCATCCCGATCCCCCGCCAACCCTGA